A DNA window from Trichosurus vulpecula isolate mTriVul1 chromosome 2, mTriVul1.pri, whole genome shotgun sequence contains the following coding sequences:
- the LOC118838284 gene encoding small integral membrane protein 20-like, with protein sequence MPRNLSTVMIFGGFAFLLGTDFYPICFQPLMQTEEYKLEQAVNQAATVQVDVQPPGLKVWSDPFGRK encoded by the coding sequence ATGCCTCGCAACCTGAGCACGGTGATGATTTTCGGAGGCTTTGCCTTCCTCTTGGGCACCGACTTCTACCCCATCTGTTTCCAGCCCCTGATGCAGACCGAGGAGTACAAGCTGGAACAAGCCGTAAATCAGGCTGCTACTGTCCAAGTAGATGTGCAGCCACCAGGATTAAAAGTGTGGTCTGATCCATTTGGAAGGAAATGA